In Megalops cyprinoides isolate fMegCyp1 chromosome 12, fMegCyp1.pri, whole genome shotgun sequence, the sequence AGGCTTCGGAGCAGCTGTAGGGGGTTGGGTAGTAGTAGGGAAGGTCCCAGTCCCTCTGGGCGATGTAGGGGCAGGCCCCGCGCATGCTGCGGTCCACGTAGCTGGAGATGGTGGGGATCTCCTCCTTGTGTACCTCGCCGCAGTCGGGCACGGTGGGCGTGACAAAGCCCTGCTTCATCTGGTAGCGGTTGGTCCACGCCTCCATCGGCCGGAGCGGctgccgctcctcctcctcctcctccttgctgAGGAAGTCCTTCAGGACTTGCTTGAAGACGTACACCAGCTCCCAGGGCAGGATGTTGTTGCTGGCCAGCACTTCACGGAACCTGGGgtgaaacacaaactgaatgaaCCTATAAGCAATCCACAGATACTCAGCCATGGTCGTTATTACCACCTAAAAGAGAGCAGTCATATGAGCACAGAGGTATAGTGCAGACAAATGGAATTCTGGCCACCTGCACTGATTGTTTTTACCAGAGGCGTTGTGTGGCAGAAAGgcttttctgtatttctgtttctgctttgcaAGCAGGACTGTATTCGGCGTCTTGAAGAGAATGTCAAGTGGCACATGAGGCATCAGCCGGCGCTGAGATCACACTGATGAACTCGATCTAAGCTGTCAGACCGGCACCGGGAAGAACGGAGGAAAGGGGAGGATGGGAGTGTCAGAACGAGGGAACGACACACCGCTTTCCCCCGGACCACGCTCGCGGAGCCCAGAATAATCGAGAGATCTCACGTAATGCGATTATGCAAACGCAGACACCCCCCCAGGGGTTTCCGCCAGCGTTTGTAAATTTGCACAGACTTTGTCACTTGGCCCGGTGTGACAACTGGCCTGTGAGATATTGCGCCGATGCCCTTGATGGTCAGCCATGTAAACCTTTGCGTGCGTATCCAGTGTGGGCACAGTTTATGCTAACATCTGTTGTGTTTTCAAGATGATTACTATGTTCATATTTCTAGAATGATGAACATCTGAAAGCACCATCAGCATAACTGTTTTGATAGTCGGATGCTCATCCCTAATGTAAGAGAACGTCTGCTGTGCGCGCAGCGGGAAGcgttttgttattttaattgcgCTGGGACGGGCTACTGGTGCAGACTGTCGGCCCCGGAACGGGCGGGCTGCCATGTCTGGAGCCATGGGGCACACTCCACCTTTGCGTCCACACGCAGGGACAGTTTCCTTTTGACATTAACATGAAGCCGCTGCGACAGCAGCCCTGCCTCTTGGCCCGCTGTCTCCTCGCCTCCGTCACCCCGGCACCGGGGGCAGGGGCTGGAGAACGGCTCCGAGAGTCCCCCCGCTACGCGCCCGTCTCCCCCTGCCGGACTGCGGGCGTTTGACACCCGCTGCTGCTTCTCATCTCCCATTCGAAACGGGAAAGCGGACACGCTGACAGGGCGGGGAGGCAGAAACGACTGGAAACATTTGGTAGATGGAGGACGTAATGGCAAAAAGGGAGCAGTGTGAAATGAGGATGAAGGAAATGGGTTGATGGAGATGGTTAGTAATAGCCTGGCTAGATGAGTGTGCTTAAGATGGCTAACAAGGAGGTGTTGTGATGCTGTAGATTGTGATAGTGCAAGATGTTTGTCagtccacccctccccctcctgttGTTCCTTGAATGCCAGCAACCTAACATTATTAATTtgcaaaaacagtaaacaaaacaacttAACTGACGTATTACTCTGCTTTTTGTGATGACTGtcatcactgcagtgcagaaaGTGAGGTTATAAAGAGAGGCATCTTATTCTGCtgaagttgctagctagctaagattggGAGGTTGGAGGACACATTTATTAATCTGCAAATGAAGTGCACAACCACACTTGTGCAGGGACCTAGTTAGGTAAGTAGTTGTGTTTTTCCCTTGATTGATGATAAAATTGCTTGTGAATAGTGCATTGTTCCTTTAGGGAAGTAGTTTTGGTAAACACAGTGCAGGTATGGGCTGCTGTGGGTTAAAAGTGTAATTTCAGAGACCTGACCCCTAGTGGAGCTTGATCCTTCCTGTGTAAACCGGTAAGGTAAATTGCAGAGAATTAGAGCAGTTTGTATTTTCAGTAATACATTCCAgcaagaaattttaaaaatcccgaGCTTCTCTTTCCTCCATAATCCCAAATTCAGCAGAAGAATTAGTTTTAAGCTTTAATCTATTGCTCAATCCAGGTAATCGGCTAATCGCTGCAGACCCGGTTCAGACGCTGCGGTGGTTTGCAAAGCCCGGGGCGCGGGGTTACCTGGAGAGCACGGTGGCGGTGTGCGCGGGCTGGATCTGGGCGCACAGGTACTCCAGCTGCTGGCGCTCGGAGGGCGGGATGAGCGAGCGCAGGCTGGGGTAGCTCCGCAGCCAGTGGTATCCCAGCGTGCCGTGGGAGAGGCGGTGCTCGCGCTCCACCTCCCGCGCCAGCCGCTCGCGCTCCTCCACGTGCCACAGCAGCTCGCGCATCAGCGTGCGGCTCGGCCCGCCCGGCGCCTTGGGCACCCCCTGCACCCGCTCGCTCTCCCCGCGCGGCCACTTCATCCACCCGAACAGGGGCATCGTGGGTCTGCGAGGGACCggggagcggggggaggggcagggagagagaggcgtgCTGAAGCTCTGCTCGGCTTTGGAGGGACTGTAATTCTCTGCCTCAGCCTTGTCAGTCTTGGAATGTTCATTGCTGAGCAGAAATGGTTGTGTCAGTCAGCGCTTTCTCTCTGGTGTtatgacagctctgtgtgtctggggaGATGATATTGCTTTGACTTCTTACCTGAAGTCCTCCACAGACCACCTCAGTGTCGTGCAAAGAATTTTGTACAAGCTGCATTTTCAATATTTGTAACATCTTGTATGGGTAATGTACAAGGCTCTTTTCTCTTTaccatttgtttctgttgtgtaGTATTGCACAAACCTCCGGTTAAATAGGTAGCATTTGGCAGTAAAGGTGCCATTACAGTTCCCTATCATTCAGTAATCTGGCTGTCCTGTGACACTGTTTGAGGTGCAGGAGGAGCCAGGTGTGAAGCTGCTGTAATTGCCATGGACTGATGGTTTGCCCTGTCCGGTCCACCTGGGGTTCAGACAGTCTAGACAGCAGTCGGGTCATGGGTCCGACCCAGTAAAGGGGGTCCCGTGAGGCTGTGGGATAGCTGGCTGCACTGTGGAGGAGGGGTCAGTGGACTCCCCTTGGCTAGAGCACTTTGGCACACTTCACATCTGATTCACTCACACTCTCCACCATTCCATCTGTACTGTGTGCAtccatgcacatgcatacatgtacaatACATACACATCTACACTCCATACTTCAGTTCCTaaacacaccacactgcctgcacatgcacactaccagacatgcacacaattcAGTTTTTCAGACTTTGTCTAATAAATGTAGTAAAATATCTTGTTCACATGTGCATTGAGCTAGATAAGTGAATCAGTTCATACTCaaacattaatgtttaatgattCAGGATCACAGTTGTGCAATAATGCTATGAAGTCCTGTCTGTTTCCTCAGCTCACTGTAACTAGTGAGTTATCTGAAgcagccacagaaaaaaaaaatcatttcacatcTGTGTCCAAATATTGGGTTTAGGACACAGGGATTATTCCAGACTGAATTTTACAAAAGTTGCACAAATAGCACTGATAACGTCATCAAAATGGaaacttttaaaaagcacagtggCAATCTGCGATGGAGGCAGAGCGAGGGGCTGCGGGCGGCTGCTACTTACCCCGGTATCCGGCACGACGAGACGCTCAGCGGTCCCTcagagaggcggagagagagagacggagaggagcGGTCCACGGCACAGACGTCCCCGGCGCCCTGCCTCCATGTGACGCCTGCTGGCGCGGCGTCGCCTCGTCCGCGCCCTCGCTCGGCGCGGCGCTAACTCCGGCTGCAGGAGAGGACGGGTAAAGTTGGGACGCTGCCCTCTCTCCAGCCCTCTGCCCCGCGTCCCTCTCGGccggctcctcctcctcctccctcgcTGAGGGGAGCGCGTGAGCGCCGAGCGCTGCGCTGGCCGCTGTGGCTGCACAGTGCGCTCTTGTTTTTTCTGACCGCGTCCTCCTTTGTTCTCTATACGTGGCTGTTGCTCAGCTGCTCTGAATGCCTCGTTAGCGTGATCTCCTCCTCTGAAGCGGTCTGAACACTGTTAGCGTGATCTCTTTTGAAGCACTCTGGATGCTGTGTAGCCTGCGCTCCTGTTCTGAAGCACTCTGAGCACTGTGTTGGTGTGCTGTCTGCCTTCTGAATACAGTGTTAAAATGCTTGTCTGTTCTGGAggaatactgtatgtgtgtgtgtgtgtgtgtgtttgtgtgtgtgtgtgtgtacgcgtgtacgcgcatgtgcatgtgtgtgagcgctgAGCTCCTTTGAGCTGTCACAGTGTCCAGGGAGCAGATGCAGCCTGCAGCCTGAGAGGGGCTGGACTGCTAACTCTGCCTGTCCCCGCGCTCTGCCCCGGGCTCGCTGGGCCAGccagtgaaggagagagagagagagagagagagagaccacagacgcgcacacacacacacacacaggagcacaaaCCGAAgcacataaacacgcacactGACAGACATGTCCTCTTTGAGACAAACCCAGCATGCAGCACAGATTCCCAGGGCAGTGTTAAACAGAAGGAGGTCAGAGATGTCATGCTGAGGGGTTGTGCTTAACACATATATTTGAGAGCAGAAACAATGTAACCATAACTGAAGATGTGCTATAGTAAAAATTACACGGAGTAATCGCCGGTTTTTGTAGCCATTTGTGTGTTAGTTACTGTGCTCTTGAGATTTGGCTACtctagtgtatgtgtgtgaccaTGAGCAGTTCCCTTTTATCGGCAGCAGTCCCTGGGTAACTGAAGgttgtctctctcactccagtGCTCAGGGGCCCTGAGGATTACTTGGTTTTTGGCCTAGCCCTCTTTTGGTCTTTGAACAGTGTTTAAaactgcagtgtcagtgctaACACCCCTTCTCTGCTGATACAGTGTGTTTGGAAATATCCAGCT encodes:
- the rd3l gene encoding protein RD3-like — encoded protein: MPLFGWMKWPRGESERVQGVPKAPGGPSRTLMRELLWHVEERERLAREVEREHRLSHGTLGYHWLRSYPSLRSLIPPSERQQLEYLCAQIQPAHTATVLSRFREVLASNNILPWELVYVFKQVLKDFLSKEEEEEERQPLRPMEAWTNRYQMKQGFVTPTVPDCGEVHKEEIPTISSYVDRSMRGACPYIAQRDWDLPYYYPTPYSCSEAYSTTL